Part of the Listeria innocua genome is shown below.
AGGTCATCTGGAACATGCGACAAGACTTGAACCAGTAGTTGACGCTAAGCAAGAAACAAACTGGATGATTAAAGTATTACGTGAGTTTGGCAATATGTTCCATTCCCGCCACTTACTACCATATGAATTACAAGCTGAAAACATCAACATCTGGAAACTAGGTAGCGAATACTTAAAACTAATGAACCAACTTTTACCACAAATTGGCGCATTTCCAAATGGCAATATTAAAATTTTTCACCAACAAGCGACAAAACCATTAACGGAGCTTTTCCAAGAACTACAAAGATTAGCTGATGGACAAATGACTCAAGGCGGGATTGCTGTTATTCTCGACCGAATGCAAGGTCAGCTTTCAAGACTCGCGCAGCTTTTTCAAAAAATGGAAATCGAAGCGGGCTTTACAGATTCTGAGCGAATTTTAGGAAGTGTAGACGCAGAATTCGCTAGTGATATGACAAAGATGATGCTACTCGCACAACAAGAAATGTCGTTTTTAGATTTATTAGTAAAAGATTTTCGAAGCGTCTCCAAACAACCAATATTTTTCATGATAGTTGCTATATTTATTATTTTATTATTAATTATTTTATTTTAAAAAAGATATTTTTTCAAAAAATATATACTTTTTCAGGTTGTTTCAGTATAATTAAATAGAAAAATAAGGTTTAGAAAGCGAAAATGAGTTTTTCGGGGGAAAAAGGATGAATAATGTTTCAATTAGCCAGATTTCGCAGTCCAAACAGACGAACTTAGTTAGGGGAATGCAAGAATTAAATCAAACACAACAGCTCTATTTTGAGCAAATGAAGGCAAATGGCAAAAAACAAACTCCTTCCCTGACTGAAATCAATGAACTAATTACCGAAGTGACAGATAAAAAATCACTTGTTGAAATGGATATGACTGTAGATAACGTTTTGAGCTACAAAAAAGCAGTCCAAAGCTTTTTGAATTTTTATGTTAATAATGTGATGGATTATGACAATATCGAAAGCCGACATCCAAAATACGGGTTTTCGCAAAAAATGACGATTTTAAAACAAGTAGAAAAACAAACCAATGAACTAGATGATGTAATGAATTTAATTGATACAAAAACTGGACATTTAGATATGCTAAATCGAATTGGTGAGATTACTGGCATGATTCTCGATGTCGTATTGTAGGTGATGGGAATGCAAAACGAATTAATTAATCAATTAGAAATCTTAATCGAAAAAAATGTAAAAGCGGCCGATGAAGCGAATGTATTAGGTAAATTACTACAAGAAGAAAATTGGATTGAAGCAGAAGAGCGCCAACTAGGGCTTCAGCGCGAACTTGCCGGTTTACAAAACGAATATCACGTTTTAAAAACAATTATTGGCGAAGATAATACACTTAGAAGCTTGCAAAAAACATGGACACCTGCTGAAAATGCATTTATTGATGAACGTAAAAAAATGCTGCTTGAAAAAGAAAGCCTTTTACGAGTAACTGTTTCTGAAAATCAAATTAGAACAGAAATGCAATTAGCTTTTTCGGAACATATGGTAGATGTTATTACGGGGCATCACGCGGAAACTCAAGCAGAAAATAATATGATGATTAACGAAACTTTTTAAGTAAACGGAGGGATTTTTTGTGCGTTTAAGTGATTTTAATACGTCATTATCGGGCATGTCAGCGGCGCAAATCGCTAATATGGTCGCTCAGCAAAATATTAGTAATATGAATACGCCGGGTTATATTAGACAAGCTGTGGATCAGACGGCAGTTTACGGTGACGGAGGTCTTCTCGGCGGGAAACAAACAGGCTACGGGGTCAAAGTAACAGATATTAAACGACTGACAAACGCAGCTCTTACGACACAATATAATAATCAAATCGCCAAACAATCCGCTTCGTTATATCAAAGTGGGGCGCTCGGTCAAGCGCTTAATTTATTTGGTACTCCCGGGAAAAATACGCCAAGTGATAATTTAGATAACTTTTTCACCGCTTGGGCTGCGTTAGCAAAAAATCCCGATCAAGCAACGAATACAACGGCACTTTTATCCAGTATGTCGATTTTTACGGACCAGTTAAATCAACTTCATTCTGGCTTAAAAGAATTAGAAACAACCATTGCAGCAGATACAGATGCCGCGATTCAAGACTTAAATTCATTAATTAAAAAACTAGGCAGTATCAATAAAGCAATCGGAAATGCAGGCTCCAATCCACCGAACGATTTACTGAATCAGCGCGATCAACTACTTAGTACGATGTCGGGCTATGCTGGTATTTCTGTTAGCGCCCACCCAAATAACCCAGATGTATACGATGTGACAATTGGCGGACGTCTTGTCGTACAAGGTGATGAAACAACTGAAATTACCTCGACACGGACAGCGACAGGCTTCGAATTCTCCGTGGACGGTCAAAAACTCAATATGCCAGAAGGTTCCATCATCGCTTCTGTACGCGTTAACCAAAATGAAATTAAATCCTACCAAGAAAAAATCGAAACTTTTTCAAATGGCCTAGCAAAAGCATTAGATGATATTCAAGTCAAAAACGTCAACAAAACAATGGACGACTTGCAAAAAATCAATGATGCCCTTCAAGCTAATCCGAATGACGAAAAATTACTCAGCAACCGCGAAGAACTTTTACGTCAATTAGAAAAATTCCCTGGTGTGACGCGTTCTGGTGATACGCTAACCATTGGCGGAGTTGACCACGCGATTGACACACTTGGTACAAGTACATATGTAACTGATGTGAACGATTTTTCGATTCCAATTTTCACCCAAAGCTCTGGTAAATGGATCCTGAATCCCGCAATCACTAGCAATGCTGAAAACAAGCCATTCTTAGGTGTTATCGCGGCAGATATTGCATCTTTAAAAACGGATAAAAATATTCAAGGAACAACTTTTCCAAGCTTCATGGATGGAATCATTACAGAAGTTGCAACAGATGCGAGTAAAAGTAGTGCAACTTCCACGGCAGACACGCAAGCTTTAAATTCCCTTTCTGAATCAAAATCATCTCTTGAAGGAGTTAATATTGACGAGGAAATGACAAATATCATGCAATACCAAAGTTATTATGTGGCCAATACGAAAGCCATGAACACAGTGAACGATATGATGAAAGCTCTCTTAGCCATGTTATAAGGAGGAAAATAATGCGAATTTCAACGAATCAACAAGCAAATTCAATAATTAACCAGCTGAATAATGTCTCAGGAAACCTTGCAAAATACCAATTACAAGTATCTTCCGGGAAAAAGTATGAATCGATGAGCGAAAATCCTGGTGCTACAGCACAAATTTTATCCTATAATCACGTGCTTAGTCAGCTTAATCGTGAAAAAACGGACGTAACTGAAGCGAAATCATTATTAAATACCGCAGAAACCTCTCTTTCATCCATGTCCACATCGATGAACCGGGTAAATGCTCTAGTCTTACAAGCAATTAACGGTACGAGCGATAAAGACAATATGTCGCAATCAGCCGAAGAAATCAAAGGTTTACTTGATGTTCTTATTTCTGTTGCTAACTCAGAAGACGATGGCAGATATGTTTTCAGTGGTTCTAGTACAAGCGTTGAGCCATTTACAACGGATAAAACAACCGGAGAAATCATCTATAACGGAACGACAGAAAATAAAAAATTCCGCGTAACGGACACATTAGAAGTAGAAGTTTTCCATGATGGCAGCGCGATGACGGATGTTTTTAACAACATTCAAAAAATCGTTG
Proteins encoded:
- a CDS encoding YaaR family protein — encoded protein: MNNVSISQISQSKQTNLVRGMQELNQTQQLYFEQMKANGKKQTPSLTEINELITEVTDKKSLVEMDMTVDNVLSYKKAVQSFLNFYVNNVMDYDNIESRHPKYGFSQKMTILKQVEKQTNELDDVMNLIDTKTGHLDMLNRIGEITGMILDVVL
- the flgK gene encoding flagellar hook-associated protein FlgK; protein product: MRLSDFNTSLSGMSAAQIANMVAQQNISNMNTPGYIRQAVDQTAVYGDGGLLGGKQTGYGVKVTDIKRLTNAALTTQYNNQIAKQSASLYQSGALGQALNLFGTPGKNTPSDNLDNFFTAWAALAKNPDQATNTTALLSSMSIFTDQLNQLHSGLKELETTIAADTDAAIQDLNSLIKKLGSINKAIGNAGSNPPNDLLNQRDQLLSTMSGYAGISVSAHPNNPDVYDVTIGGRLVVQGDETTEITSTRTATGFEFSVDGQKLNMPEGSIIASVRVNQNEIKSYQEKIETFSNGLAKALDDIQVKNVNKTMDDLQKINDALQANPNDEKLLSNREELLRQLEKFPGVTRSGDTLTIGGVDHAIDTLGTSTYVTDVNDFSIPIFTQSSGKWILNPAITSNAENKPFLGVIAADIASLKTDKNIQGTTFPSFMDGIITEVATDASKSSATSTADTQALNSLSESKSSLEGVNIDEEMTNIMQYQSYYVANTKAMNTVNDMMKALLAML
- a CDS encoding flagellar hook-associated protein 3, translating into MRISTNQQANSIINQLNNVSGNLAKYQLQVSSGKKYESMSENPGATAQILSYNHVLSQLNREKTDVTEAKSLLNTAETSLSSMSTSMNRVNALVLQAINGTSDKDNMSQSAEEIKGLLDVLISVANSEDDGRYVFSGSSTSVEPFTTDKTTGEIIYNGTTENKKFRVTDTLEVEVFHDGSAMTDVFNNIQKIVDAMKSGDKDALSALQETNSKNIEIITNSMTNIGGQKNGVTAYDNVLSSKIVDFSERKSNVEEVNMPEAVSNLNKTSIAYQAALQSSVMVQKLSILNYM